The Thermogemmatispora onikobensis genome contains the following window.
CCGGTTGCTTGTTCCTTCAACGCTGAGGAGGACATATGTTCCGAACATTTCAGCTGCCTACTCCTTCCATCGGAATTGAAGAAGAGTTCCAGCTTGTCGACCCCCAGACGGGCCGCCTTATGCCCGGCGTCCACACCATTCTTGAGAAAGGAGCCTCCCAATTTGGTGAACAGCTCAAGCCCGAGATGTTGCAGTCCACAATTGAGCTGATCAGTCCGATCTATCCCAACATCACCGCAGCGCGTCTGGAGACGCAGCAGCTGCGTGCCCGACTGGCGCGGCTGGTGAGCCAGGAGGGCCTGGCCCTGGTAAGTGCTGGCACGCATCCGGGCGGCTTGTGGCAGGAGCAGCAGCGATCGAACCATCCCCGCTATATCGAGCTTGAAGAGGAATTTCAGGATGTAGGTCGCTCGATTCTCATCTTTGGCCTCCATGTCCATATCGGCGTCGAGAACAACGACATCGCCATTGCGCTGATGAACCAGGTCCGTACCTGGCTGCCTCATCTGCTGGCGCTGTCGTCCAATTCGCCTTTCTGGGGCAACCGCTTCACTGGCCTGAAGTCGTATCGTGCTGTCGTCTGGAAGCGTTTCCCACGTAGCGGCCTGCCGGAGGTCTTCCCAAGCTGGGGCGATTTTGATCACTATGTGCAGGCGCTCATTGAAAGTGGCTGCATCGATAATGCGAAAAAGATTTGGTGGGATCTCCGTCCCCATCCGTTCTTTAAGACGCTGGAGTTTCGCGTCTTCGATATGCCTGCGACCATCGAAGATACGCTGGCGCTGGCGGCGCTCTGCCAGGCGCTCGTGGCGAAGCTGACCTGGCTTTACAAGCATGGGATGGGGCTTCATGTGATGCCTCGCGATTACCTGGAAGAGAACAAGTGGCGCGCTATGCGCTATGGCCTGGATGCTCAGGTTATTGATTTCGTGAACCATCGCACTCTGCCCATGCGCGATGCCATCCATGAGCTGCTCGACTTTGTCGATGATGTCCTCGACGATCTGGGCACACGCCGCGAGATCAATTATCTGCGCTTCCTGCTCGATGATCCCCGTGGTACTGGCGCTGATCGCCAGATCGCTATCTGGAACGAGACGCACAGTTTTCTGGCTGTTGTTCGCTACCTGATCGAGACGACGCTCGAAGGTGTCCCGCTCGATTCCCTGTCCGATCGCCAGTCCCTGACCACCCGATCTGAGTGAGGTTCTGGCGCTGGCCTGCTCTGGTTGCCCGGCGCCTGGCCTTGTTTGTAGGACCCGGCTGCCTCCTATGTTCTCTATGGCTCTTCCCTGCAGTGATGAGGCTCTTGGGCGAAAGGCCGATCTGTGCCTCTCGCCTGTGGTGGGGGCTGTGCTCTCTCGATCAGCGTGAGGCTGTTAGCCGTAGCGCTGTAGTGAGGGGCGCTGGCGAGCGCGCCCCTCCTGGCTGGCGCGCCGGCAAAGGGCCTTTCTGCAAGGTGCGGCTTGCGCTTCCCCGTGAGAAGGTGTATACTTCTCGGGAACAGACCACTAGCCAATACTGCGGGGAAGGCAGGCGCTCACTGCCCTGGCAGCTGGGGCGCTGCTCTTCTCCCTGTTCCAGGAGTTTTGAGTACGAGCGATGAAAGTCATTCTCCTTCAGGACGTAGCGGGGCTGGGCAAAGCCGGCGATGTGAAAGAGGTCGCCAATGGCTACGCGCGCAATTATTTGCTGCCGCGCAAGCTGGCTGCCG
Protein-coding sequences here:
- a CDS encoding carboxylate-amine ligase; its protein translation is MFRTFQLPTPSIGIEEEFQLVDPQTGRLMPGVHTILEKGASQFGEQLKPEMLQSTIELISPIYPNITAARLETQQLRARLARLVSQEGLALVSAGTHPGGLWQEQQRSNHPRYIELEEEFQDVGRSILIFGLHVHIGVENNDIAIALMNQVRTWLPHLLALSSNSPFWGNRFTGLKSYRAVVWKRFPRSGLPEVFPSWGDFDHYVQALIESGCIDNAKKIWWDLRPHPFFKTLEFRVFDMPATIEDTLALAALCQALVAKLTWLYKHGMGLHVMPRDYLEENKWRAMRYGLDAQVIDFVNHRTLPMRDAIHELLDFVDDVLDDLGTRREINYLRFLLDDPRGTGADRQIAIWNETHSFLAVVRYLIETTLEGVPLDSLSDRQSLTTRSE